Below is a window of Candidatus Atribacteria bacterium DNA.
AAATAGCTCCTTTTACGGAAGTAGAAGTAGAATATTACAATCAAGATGGTAAGGTTAAATGCCCTGCTGACCCTATGATTACCCAGGTGATTAAAGCCGATCAGAATGGTGTATTTACTTATGCCATACCTAGAGCAGGCTGGTGGGGGTTTGCCGCCCTGAATGATGATATAGAGAAAATAAAACATGATGAAGAAGAAAAATCAGTGGAAATAGGAGCAGTCCTCTGGGTTAAAACTTATGATATGGAGTAAACAGATAGAAGGGAAATTTTTATGCATATTTCAGAAGGAATGTTATCTGCGCCAGTATTAGTTTCAGGCGCGGTTTTGACTGCTACAGCAGCAGGATATAGTTTAAAGAAGATGGAACACAAAGAAATACCCAAAGTAGCCATTCTGTCTTCTGTTTTTTTTGTAGCTTCTTTAATCCATGTTCCTATCGGTCCTTCAAGTGTGCATCTCGTTTTAAATGGGTTGACAGGGATATTATTGGGCTGGTCAGCTTATCCGGCAATATTGGTTGCTCTTACACTTCAGGCTATTCTTTTCCAGTTTGGAGGGATTACAACTTTGGGAGTCAATACCCTTAATATGGCTTTACCCGCAATTATTTGTTTCTATTTTTTTAATCAAGGAGTAAGAGGGAAAAATAATTTTTTTGCCCTGAGCTTAGCTTTTATTTGTGGTGTTTTATCAATATTACTAAGTGGGATCATGGTAGCGGCAACCTTGGTTTTTACCGGAGAACACTTTATACAGGTAGCCAAATTGTTAATTGTTACCCATCTTCCGGTAATGATTTTGGAAGGGGTACTCACTACATTTTGTATAGGGTTTATAAGGAAAGTTCGACCGGAAATATTAAATGTTTGATTACATAGATTTATTCAGTATATTTATAATGGAGAGATAAGATGAGAAACAAACTGTTTTTAATTTTGATATTGATATTTTTAATTATTATGATGGCAGATATTTCAAGCTTTGCCCATAAAGTCAATATCTTTGCCTATGTGGAAGCAGATAAAGTTATCACCGAGAGTTATTTTAATGATGGGAAAAAGTGTATGGATTCAAAGATTGAAGTATTGGATAGTAAGGGAAATAAACTCTTAGAAGGATTAACTGACGGGGAAGGAATGTTTTCTTTTAAGGTTCCTTCGGAAGGTTCATTGAGTGGAGATTTAATCTTGATTCTTACTGCAAGCATGGGACATCGAGCAGAATATATTATCCCGGTTAATGAACTAGGCGGAGATGTTGCAGGGTTAGCTAAAGAAAAATCTGAAGAACTTGCACCTAACATTTTTACTGAAGTTTCTTCCTTTGGTTTAAAAGAAATTCAATCACTAATCGAAGATACTTTGGATAAAAAATTGGAACCGATTATGAGAGAGATAATAAAGATTGAGAAATCTAAAACGGATAGCATTTCACCTCCCGAGATTGTCGGAGGTATTGGTTATATCATTGGTATCTTTGGAATAATTGCTTATTTTTTAAGTCGTAAAAGATAATTTAAAATAATGGTTTCAGGTGATCAATGTGATTAAAGAAAAATTTTCAGAAGGGGATTCTATCCTCCATAGCCTTGATCCACGAGTAAAAATTATCGTTGCCCTACTCTTTTCAGTTATGGTTGCGGTTAGCGAAAAATATACTTCATTATCAGGTGCTTTATTATTTGCTATAGGGACAGTGGCACTTACTGGCTTAAGGACAAAAGAAATCATTTCTCGTCTTTTTATGGTGAACAGTTTTATCTTTTTACTATGGTTGATGCTCCCTTTTACCTTCCCCGGAAAAAATATTTATACTTTAGGTTCGTTAAATATTTCTCAGGAAGGTATCCGATATGCCCTCTTAATTACTATAAAATCCAACTCTATTATTTTATCTGGAATTGCTCTTCTTTCTACTTCTTCGATATTTAATCTGATTCATGCTTTGCGTCATCTATACTTCCCTGATAAGCTAACTCAGTTGTTTTTCTTTACTTATCGTTATGCTCAAACGATTCACTCCGAATACATCAGATTAAATAATGCAATAAAAATAAGGGGTTTTAAAGCCCAGACTAATTTTCATACTTACCGGACTTATGCCTATTTAGTGGGGATGATGTTAGTTAGGAGTTATGACCGCTCCCAAAGAGTCTATCAAGCTATGCTTTGCCGCGGGTTCAAGGGAAAATTTTGGACTTTAAATCATTTTGTATTTAAAAAATCTGATCTTGTAACGGGAGCGATAATGATAAGCGGTATTATTGGATTGGTGTTATTGCCATGAAGAAAAGAGAGAATGAAGCTGTAATCAAAATGGCTGACCTTTCCTTTGCTTATCCCTCCAGGGATTATGTATTTAAAAAATTAAATTTTAATTTTTTTCAAGGAGAAAGGATAGGTTTGGTTGGATCAAATGGGAGTGGAAAAACCACGCTTTTCCATCTTATGATGGGACTTTTACATCCAGCAGAAGGCAAGATTGAAATATTTGGAAAAGAGCGAAAAACAGAGAATGATTTTATAGAAGTTAGGGAAAGAATTGGCCTGGTATTTCAAGACCCCGATGATCAATTATTCAGCCCTACTGTAGCCGAGGATATCGCTTTTGGGCCTCTAAATTTAAGAAAAAATCAAAAAGAGACCCAAAAAATACTGAAAGAAACTCTGGAGGCTCTGAGTTTATCGGGTTTTGAGAATAGGATTACTTATAATCTTTCTTATGGAGAAAAAAGATTAGTTTCCCTGGCCACGGTATGGGCTATGCAGCCAGAGGTCTTATTATTGGATGAACCTACTATCTGGCTTGATGAGGAAACTATCGCTAAAATAGTTCAAATTTTAAACAGCCAACCCCATTTATCTTATATAATTATCTCTCATGATAAACAATTCCTGAAAAAGACCACCGATAGTATTTATTTGTTAAACAAGGGAAAGATAGATAGAACGTTGTTTTTATAGATATCA
It encodes the following:
- a CDS encoding ABC transporter ATP-binding protein — translated: MKKRENEAVIKMADLSFAYPSRDYVFKKLNFNFFQGERIGLVGSNGSGKTTLFHLMMGLLHPAEGKIEIFGKERKTENDFIEVRERIGLVFQDPDDQLFSPTVAEDIAFGPLNLRKNQKETQKILKETLEALSLSGFENRITYNLSYGEKRLVSLATVWAMQPEVLLLDEPTIWLDEETIAKIVQILNSQPHLSYIIISHDKQFLKKTTDSIYLLNKGKIDRTLFL
- the cbiM gene encoding cobalt transporter CbiM, whose protein sequence is MHISEGMLSAPVLVSGAVLTATAAGYSLKKMEHKEIPKVAILSSVFFVASLIHVPIGPSSVHLVLNGLTGILLGWSAYPAILVALTLQAILFQFGGITTLGVNTLNMALPAIICFYFFNQGVRGKNNFFALSLAFICGVLSILLSGIMVAATLVFTGEHFIQVAKLLIVTHLPVMILEGVLTTFCIGFIRKVRPEILNV
- the cbiQ gene encoding cobalt ECF transporter T component CbiQ, with product MIKEKFSEGDSILHSLDPRVKIIVALLFSVMVAVSEKYTSLSGALLFAIGTVALTGLRTKEIISRLFMVNSFIFLLWLMLPFTFPGKNIYTLGSLNISQEGIRYALLITIKSNSIILSGIALLSTSSIFNLIHALRHLYFPDKLTQLFFFTYRYAQTIHSEYIRLNNAIKIRGFKAQTNFHTYRTYAYLVGMMLVRSYDRSQRVYQAMLCRGFKGKFWTLNHFVFKKSDLVTGAIMISGIIGLVLLP